Part of the Limanda limanda chromosome 23, fLimLim1.1, whole genome shotgun sequence genome is shown below.
tcgccccctggtggctggttgcaggtCATGAAATAAGGAGGTGGAGACTCCATCTTTACTAAGTCACTAAATGTTAAGTTACATGAATAAAATGGTTTGCTTTTCTTAACAGTTTAACAAACCcatgtgactcctccctcctgctgacgagcccatgtgactcctccctcctgcagacgagcccatgtgactcctccctcctgctgacgagcccatgtgactcctccctcctgctgacgagcccatgtgactcctccctcctgctgacgagcccatgtgactcctccctcctgctgacgagcccatgtgactcctccctccCGCTGACGAGCCcatgtgactcctccctccCGCTGACGAACCcatgtgactcctccctcctgctgacgagcccatgtgactcctccctcctgctgacgagcccatgtgactcctccctcctgctgacgagcccatgtgactcctccctcctgctgacgagcccatgtgactcctccctcctgctgacgagcccatgtgactcctccctccCGCTGACGAGCCcatgtgactcctccctccCGCTGATGAGCCcatgtgactcctccctccCGCTGACGAACCcatgtgactcctccctccCGCTGACGAGCCcatgtgactcctccctccCGCTGACGAGCCcatgtgactcctccctcctgctgacgagcccatgtgactcctccctcctgctgacgagcccatgtgactcctccctcctgctgaccagcccatgtgactcctccctccctcgtcagcccatgtgactcctcccccacccccccctgtgtgtttacctgcaggaaGCTCTCCACGTACTGCAGCAGGTAGAGTCCATGggactcctccctcctgctgagcagcccatgtgactcctcccccgcccccccctgtgtgtttacctgcaggaaGCTCTCCACGTACTGCAGCGGGTAGAGTCcatgtgactcctccctcctgctgacgagcccatgtgactcctccctcctgcagacGAGCCCATGtgactcctctctcctgctgacgagcccatgtgactcctccctcctgctgacCAGCCCATGGGACTCCTCCCTCCCGCTGACCAGCCCATGTGactcctcccccaccccccccctgtgtgtttacctgcaggaaGCTCTCCACGTACTGCAGCAGGTAGAGTCCACAGTCGGAGCTGTTGTTCTGCTGAGGAACTcgacagctgcagctcctcgtGTTCTCCGACGTGAAGAGACGCGGCGTCCGGCGACGCACCTCCCACTCCACCTGCAGGTAACTACACAACATCCTGTCTCACTCACCCGGACTTAACTCTGTTATTTACATCACAGGAAACGAcgtctccaccccccccccactcactctcTGAGCAGCTTGCAGACGTTTTCATGGTCCGACAGCTTCAGAGAGTCCATGACGAGGACGCACGGCCTGGAAGAGACGAGACGCCGTCACGTGGCGTCCAGACGACAGAGACGTGAACGAGAGCGATGACTCACCTCTTTAACGCTGAGTCACTGTGGCGCCCGAGCTCCGTGCAGTCCTGAGGGGAAACCACACGGCACACATTCTAATCAATGGTGgatcaaataaattaacaaaCCAGAATGTGACCTCAGCCACGTCTGTCGACTAGCTAACTGGCTAACTAGCTAACTGGCTAACTAGCCAACACGCTAACTAGTTAACTAGCCAACACGCTAACTAGCCAACACGCTAACTAGCTAACTGGCTAACTAGCCAACAcgctaactagctaactagctaactagcCAACACGCTAACTGGCTAACTAGCTCACTGGCTAACTAGCCAACtggctaactagctaactagctaactggctaactggctaactAACTAGCTAACTGGCTCACTAGCCAACACGCTAACtggctaactagctaactagcCAACTGactaactagctaactagcCAACTGGCTAACTAACTAGCTAACTGGCTCACTAGCCAACACGCTAACTGGCTAACTAGCCAACTAACTAACtggctaactagctaactaacTAACTGGCTAACTAGCTAACTGGCTAGTCAATGTGACGTTTACATGTTCAACTAATAAAGTGAGAGAGACGTTTGTTACAGACGTGTTCTAATATGAGGAATGTGTTACTGTGTGCAGTtgagtgttgtgttgtatttgttgtttgtaCTTACAGGAGGGTTTCGTTGTCTCGGACTCGGGCCTCGTTTTCCCGTCACTTGCTCGGACGCACCTGAAAAGACAAGTTTTTGATCATTTTGAATCTTTTCCCGAATAAGGACGACAGATCGTCTCAAGGTCAACGAGACAACAGACGTCACCTGTGCAGGTTCGAGACTCTTCGTGCTCCAGACCCGGGAAACACACGACCACCAGGAACCAGTGAGCTCTGAAACAATCCACACGTTAAACCCGTGCGTCGGCGAGAAGAACACGAAACATTCAATCTTCTTACTCTTGGTTCACGGGCACGAACAGGAAGTCTTTGGTGAAGATGTCGATGTGACGAGTCCACGTCTTCACCCTCTGATGTCTCCTGTGACGATCGCTGGGAAATAAAGAGTTCATCTCACTTACttcattacctctttgaaaccAATCAAACATTAAATAGATAGAATAGAAGCTTCGTGATTGGACAGCTGTTCTTACGGGACCGAGGGGGCGTCGTCCTCCCCTGCTGCTCGCCGTCTGCTGAGCTGTTTGTAGAAGAAGCTGCTGAAGACGTGACTCCGCTCGGCCACAGGGCCGCCGACGCCCTCCAGGAAGAGAAACCTGTTGGAGGAGACATCAGGACACTTAGCTCCTCTGGTGGTGACTGAGAGgaactacaacaacaaaactgCCAGGATTCAAGGTGACGTCTGCTCGCCACCACCCTTTAAAATGAAGGACGTTTAAGAGGACTGTAAACTCAGACTTCTGACTGACTTGAGGTAGAAGTCGATGATGACGTCGTTGAGGAACTCGCCGGCGTTCAAACGGGCGAGGTCCTCCCTCGTCACAGAGATGCGGCCTTTGCAGGGCGGCGGCGGATACTGGATCAACCTGCAGACAAAACTCAGGGTTAAATCAGGACAGACATCAGGAAGCTGCTGATCCTTTCAGAGGAGTCAcctgacaggaagctgctgctgaccAGACGACCTCAGACTGGACTTCCTGTTCCCCTGACTGCTGCTCGCTGAACTGACCGTCTACAGAAGCGAGGGAGGGCGGAGTTTAATAAAGTTATTGATTATTGTATTAATTGATCAACATGTcttcacattttattcaaaattcaTGGGAAGACGAAGGTGAAAATGAACGCGAGTTGGAAACGAGGAAAGGAGATGTAGCAGGAGTAAAAGGtaagaagggaaggaaggaaggaagagacagaaagaaagaaaggtgaTGAGGAAACGAGGAAAGGAATGAAGGGGAGAGGAGTCTTACAGCAGCGTGTCCCAGCAGGGCGAGGAGGTGCtgatccagaggaggaggacagctgtggaggagcaggagtccGTCAGTCCAGTCCACAGGAGAGGACGGACcctgacaggaggaggaagaggaggaagaagaggaggaggaggagcgtcCCTTCTGATATTCCGTCATGTCGAGGATGGACGCCAACAGAGCGGCCTgaagctcctgcagctgctcctttaacaccagcaggaggaggcagcacGCCGGACCTGACCACACCTCCTTCTGTTCATTCACTGAACCAGTAACCAATCAGCATCATGGGTTCAAACTGACTCACCTGAGGAGGCGGAGCTCTGTCTCAAGGCCGACAGCTCCCTCTGCAGCAGGTTGGCCTGAGCGTCCGTCACCCACAGGAAGAGCAGCGAGGGGGCGGGGCCTTCCCATCCGGCCAGCAGAGTCCCGCCTCGAGCCACGCCCCCATCCCAGACGCCGTAACCACGGAGCTGAGACGCCACCACGgtcacctccccctcctccccctcggACACTGACGAAGAGAACAACATTCAGAGActtcaaagacaaaataaaagattataataatagtacattttaatcaattattgtatttatatagtcttgttttttttttcataatatttaaatgtgaaatcacgacaaagtgtttttacctTTCACAGGAACAATGATTCCGTTTTCAGTGATCTACACAGAAAAATATGGAAataggtttttattttacatattgtaAATTTACATGTGAAGTCAAGTTATTTATAAAAAGAATCTGAATCAGTCAAAAGATATAAAGTAAGATAAACAACATATCAAATGAATTACTAATCTGTCACATGATGagtgatgtcatgatgtcataTAGTGTAGTGACCGAATCAACAGCTGATTGAAATCGACCAATCATCTGTCATCACTTGATGATTTAATAAAACTCGAGCAGCGATCCTCTTCTCGACCTGTCACCAGCTGAGGACATGATGGTCTGTTCCTGAACTGGTCAGAACTGGTTGTGCTCACCATCATCTCCCCGGCAGCGTCGGCGTGCGTCAGGCCGGCGTGAAGCGAGCTGAACTCCAGCTGCAGGTGCGAAGGCAGCGTCAGCTGGTCGTGACCTTgctcagctgctggagaacatGCCTGTCAGACGAGAGCGAGGTACACAGTGAACCCACGGCCCCTTCCCTCAGGTCAGCTGACCTCCTCCAGGACACCAGGACGATTCTGACCCGGCGACACACGTCTTCCTCTTACCGTTCTCAGACGTGATCCCTCCTCCAGCCTGCTGGTGGCGCTCTGTGACGCCATCTTTGTTCTGTCatcctcaccttcctcttcctcctcttcactcgacaacacaactgaagaaacaaacaaataaacagtcaTCAATATGAAGGTTCTGTCTGGTTCTGTCTGGTTCTGTATAGAACTCACTGGGTTCTGCtggagtctgtttgtgtttcctcagtCGGAGCGAGttggacttcctgtctgtgaacTCTCTCCATCGCagtctctctcgctccctcacGTCCTCCCTCTGGGCGGCCAAGGCCGTCGAAGCCGTCCTCGCTCCCGGTGTCAACGGACTCCgcctcccagcatgcacctcaCCTCTCAGCTCAGCCAGAGAGTCCTCCGACACCACAGAGATGGATTTAGTGGCTGaggtgaaaagaaaaggagactCAGTCCCTGATGTCAAATCCTGACGTCATGCGATGATGTAACAACTTAACCACATCACCTGCGGAGTCAaaactcttcttctgtggtggaGACAAACGGTCTGAGGCCGGCCGACAGTCTGACGCTCTCTTAGGACGCCATCTGGTGGAGAAAAAGTGGGACAGCAGCTCTAGTGAAAAACATTTGACTGAACTTCATGTAAAATaagtttgactttatttaaatgaaaacagagatgtttggagaGAAGCTTCTGTGAACTCACCTGTCTGAGGACGACGCCCTCTCGCTTCCTCGTGGACTGTGATTGGCTGCCGACTGTCCCTCTTTGTTTGGGCTGTTGAGTCCCAGCAGCGTTTTCACCACGTCGCTGAAGGGAGGTTTACACAGCGTCCTgaagagacatttaaaaacatttaaagttaaactctAAACTCTGACCTCTGCAGACTGTAGGGGGCGTCTTACAAACCTGTGTCCATTTGTAGATGGGCCCGGTGTGTTCCCAGAATGCATCCTGTCAGCTCTCCTCCTGTCGGACTGATCCCCATAATCCTGTTCAGCAGAATGGAAAACTCTGTTCAGCCTGTCCCACATGTCTCTGGTCTCTGAGTTCTCTAACAGAACCCAGGGAGTTCCACCTTAAGGCTCTATCAAGATAACAGAAGCCCAATACCACCTTAAGTACAAGTATCCGTCAAGTTAgcccaaaaataaataattcccCCTTAAAGAACTGATACATCAGATAAGCTAAAATATCTGTAACATTACCTTAAATTGAGGGGCGGGGCCCTGGAGGCAGGCCAGAGGTGACTGCATGTGGGCGGAGTCAGACTGGGACGGTTTCTTCTTGGGGATTTTATACTGAGACGCcatcctttcaaaataaaacagaaaacacagaaaatcaaatgtaaaacatAGAAAATCATACATGTGATTACTACAAGTTGTACTTCATTCAGAAGGGGGAGGAGTTAACTCTCAGTTAAACCTTGACCTCAGGAGACGTGTTGAGTTGAACTGACCTGAAACTGTTTATTAATGTGGGAAATGAAACGTTGGATGATTTCACATCTGTCTCCTTCTCACACGACTCTCTCTGATCTGGTGTCACTTCGGACTCAGACTCGGATCAGACCAGGACCAGACTCGGGTCAGATGAAGACACTTTGCTcttgttggtctgtgtgtgtcggtctgtgtgtgtcctccatgGTGAAGACAGGACAGTGTCCACTTCCTTCTCATCACACACTCTACACTGACatcctgtggggggggggtccgtgtcacacactgtttaaataaagacacaaagtTCAACCAGCTGTCAggctttacattcacacacctAGCGTTAGCCGGCGGAGCTCAGCTGCTAGCTAGCCGCTAAGCTAAGTTAGCTGCAGGCTAACTTCTTCTTCGTCTTGTTTACACTGTAGGGCCGGCTCAGGTGGCGGGAGGCGCGCGGTGCCTGCTGGGTAAACCGGGTCACGCGTTCACTGAAACGCTCAGTTCAACGTCCCGTGGTTTGAAACGTGTCGCTGTTCGAGTCCGAGTCCAAGCCGCTGCACCAAAGGAGCCACAACATCCGGGTTCTTCCACGGCCGGAAGAACGTCACTTGTCATCATTCTTTACGTCTGACGTCATCTCCGGAATCCCCTGATTCCGCTAGAGTCCCGGTTCGtgaaggagcagaagaagaagaacgctGAGTCGCATTAACTGTATCTGAAGTGTTGATCGTAATTCTTTAATATTGAGATTTTACAGAAGAATAAATGTTGAAGAAACTGAAACTCAGCCATCGCGTCTTTGATCGTCATCACCTCCGAGGCTTTGATCATCACCACGTGCTTTACAAACCTTCCGGGATCCGCACACACGCGTGAAGCCTCGCCCCGGAAGCACACGTCACTTCTCTGTCCTGATAACGTGATGTTCATGTGTCTCCGCTCGTCCCTGTGGGTCCTTCTTCTTCATGGGTTAACGACAGGTTCGTAGAGAACAAAGATAAGaaacaacacagtgtgtgtgtctgttgtgtgtctgttgtgtgtttgaacatCTGGATGGTCATCACACAGTGGGAGTAACAGCTGCTTGTCTTCTCAGTGAGCTGCCTGgaccaggtcaaaggtcaggtggGAGAGGACGTCCTGCTGCCGTGCGTCTACAGAGAGGACGACCCTCTGCCTCAGGAAGTGTCTGTCTACTGGAGGGACAAGGACGACGCCGAGGTGCTGGACTCCGTCCTCGGCGTCCTGGCCCTCGCCACGCAGAGCGAGATCTACCGAGGCCGAGTGGCGCTCGCTCCACCGCGGGAGAGAGACGACTTCTCCATCGTGCTGAGGGACGTGCGGCGGTCGGACAGCGGCGTGTTCGACTGCCACCTCCAAGAGCAGGACTTCAAGAAGAGCGTCCAGCTGATCGTCACAGGTTCGTCTCAGGGGCGTGGTCAAACTCAATGTCATCAAATGAGACCTATTCATGAacgtttcttctcttcttcacgTGTGAATATGTGATCTTTTGTTTTCCATCACCTCAACTTCTTCAAACCTTACCTTCCAGATCCTGTCGTTCCAGTTGCAGATAAACCGAACGTTGTCACGACGACCCAACCTCCAGGAAGTAACGCTGCAGCATCACTGAcccgccccctcctccccctcctccccctcctcctctcactttaTTGGCTCGTCTAAATTCAGATAATATTGTCtgcttcttaaaaaaaacacagttctGCTTTAGTTTCAGTGAGAAAACAATAAGTTcgatgtcaaaggtcaaactcaCAGTTGTCGTACGTTATGACTTCGTTCAGCTGCTGCTAACATTTCACCTTTGaagtcaaatgaaaataatggaaACCGAGTGTCACTttaatcattattaatattaataatgatgtgtttgtttgtgaagtttgcaacatattcatatttataacgGCAGCTACCGACAGGTTCctcttatttctatttatttatttagtaaacTATTTGAAGTGAGTTTGAGAATCTCTtgttgtgttagtttgtgtgatGACATGTGACCTGGTTCTGATCAGTTATAATCAATAAACACGTCATAGAAGCTGGTCTCTGAAAACTGACGCTAAACTTATTGAAGTATTTGagtttttctgctgctgtgactgaTAATACTGGAACTGCTGATGTAATGTAACGAATGTAACTGTAACTTCTACTTACTGAAATAAAGTTTCTCTTTGATACATGTGATATTATAGTTCTTCCACAAGGTGGAGCCACATCACCAGTTTGTGAAACCTTCACATAAAGAACATGCGTGTATGATTAGAACATAATTAATAATGTACAGATCACGCTCTGCTCTGCAGCGTCGTGCGTGTCGGCTCCTCCGGTTTCCCCGGTAACGGGCACCGGCTGCAGTAGTTAGTGAAGGAGGGGCGGGGCTGTGCGGGGAGGGGCGGGGCGACAGCTGTCAGAGAGACCGAACCTCCagaagcagccaatcacagggggCGAGTAAATATTCTtcttatataaaaatatataaaatatgtataaactGTATTTCTGCTTCTTTAACTTGTTCTACTTTAGTTAATTATTTATCGGTATATTTATACCCAGATAATATTACAGTTTGtacatataaattatatatatacaaactcCTAAATGAAAATCCACAGATTCTCCCTCCGTATAAATATCCATACACATAACTCATTCATTCTTCTTATGTTCTTAAATCATAGATTTGATTTATGCGTTATCTGActaataaagtttaaaaagacacatttcacatttctttcaataaagaaacacaaacatattaaaCATTATAAATCTTGTTCCTTCATCACTGCTCATTAGAAAGATAGAAGTTTGTTTCCGTGTTTATTTTCTGTCGTTTCACAAAGTGtcatcatcacattttatttcacaacaGAGAAATAACCAcgtaaataaaatataaataaatgacaatgTTAATAGAAGGTAAATGAAAAGCTAAGCAGCAGGGCTGTGGAGATGTTTTCAGGGGTCCAGGTGGACAAGCCCCCCCCCAGACACAAACCatgacacaggaagtgatgacacaggaagtgaccactGCACagttcttgttgttctggttcCAAAGTACAGGACAGGGCTCAGGttggcgccccctggtggcaccAGGAGCTAACTCTACAGTtaatattgattattgattatttctcAACCTGAACGTCCACAGACGACCAATCAGCTTCCAGGAACCGGTATGTGTCTCCTCAGGTCTCCATGGTAACGCAACTGTCGTGTCACTGGAGAAGAAAGAAGGGAGGATTCAGACGGAGGTGAAGAACGACAggaggagtctgtgtgtgtgtgtgtgtgagtgtgtgagtgcgtgtgtgcgtgtgagtgtgtaagtgtgtaagtgtgtgtgtgtgtgtgtgtgagtgtgtgtgtgtgtgtgtgtttcacctgtTAAACCATCTCGTACTGGTTGGCGTTGATGAATCGAGACAGACAACAGGCCAGAGACACCCCGAGcaactgcagacacacaaacacacaataacaacaattgAAATCAGTAGGAAACTAATATCAGTAACTGATCAATAACCCAATGGTCGTCCTGTTCTCAAAGTTAatgatgtattttattttgttaatatctGAGGTTTCCTCTTGATTTGATTGTCGTGTGTCATCACCTGAGAGAAGGCGACTCCGAACGTGACTCCGGCGATGATTCCCAAGTTGCTCTCGATGAAATGTGTCACCAGCTCATAAcaaccctgcacacacacacacacacacacacacacacacacacacacacacacacacacacacacacacacacacacacagacaaatattaATCAAATAATATTTTGTAACTGAAGCTACAGAGGACCAGGttaaagggtgtgtgtgtgtgtgagtgtgtgagtgtgtgagtgtgtgtgtgagtgtgtgagtgtgtgagtgtgtgtgtgtgtgagtgtgtgagtgtgtgtgtgtgtgtgagtgtgtgtgtgtgagtgtgtgagtgtgtgagtgtgtgagtgtgtgtgtgcgtgtgtgagtgtgtgtgtgtgtgagtgtgtgagtgtgtgagtgtgtgagtgtgtgagtgtgtgtgtgcgtgtgtgagtgtgtgagtgtgtgagtgtatgagtgtgtgtgtgtgtgtgagtgtgtgtgtgtgagtgtgtgagtgtgtgagtgtgtgagtgtgtgtgtgcgtgtgtgagtgtgtgtgtgtgtgagtgtgtgagtgtgtgagtgtgtgagtgtgtgagtgtgtgtgtgtgtgtgtgagtgtgtgagtgtgtgagtgtgtgagtgtgtgagtgtgtgtgtgcgtgtgtgagtgtgtgagtgtgtgagtgtgtgtgtgtgagtgtgtgtgtgtgtgtgtgtgtcccacctGGTTGTACACCTTCCCTGAGGCCAGCGTAGCGTTCTTCAGGTCGTCTCCTCTGCAATCAGAGAAACTCACGCAGCAGCTGGCAGGAATCCCACTGACAGGGAAATACACGCTGCTGAACCAGGTGGTGTAGTTATACACTCCACAGCAATGTaactacactcacacacacacacacacacacacacacacacacacacacacacacacacacacacacacacacacacacacacacacacacacacacacacacacaataagtaCAACAGTTTTGCTTGTAGACATGTTTTTGATCTACAGAACAAACACGGTTTAATGAACATAAACCAAACAAGGAGAGAACTGATCCCTGTGGGAgaacctgtgacctctgaccaggATCAGATCATCGTTATGATTGAATCAGATCAATAATGTGAAGGTGAAGACAGACACTGACTCTGCGTTGGACACCGTCCACAGCCAGACTCCGGTCGTCTCGCCCGTCGTAGTTCCTCACGGCGTCGCTGTACGTGGTGAG
Proteins encoded:
- the LOC132996950 gene encoding junctional adhesion molecule-like, which codes for MFMCLRSSLWVLLLHGLTTVSCLDQVKGQVGEDVLLPCVYREDDPLPQEVSVYWRDKDDAEVLDSVLGVLALATQSEIYRGRVALAPPRERDDFSIVLRDVRRSDSGVFDCHLQEQDFKKSVQLIVTDPVVPVADKPNVVTTTQPPGSNAAASLTRPLLPLLPLLLSLYWLV
- the senp7b gene encoding sentrin-specific protease 7b isoform X2; the encoded protein is MASQYKIPKKKPSQSDSAHMQSPLACLQGPAPQFKDYGDQSDRRRADRMHSGNTPGPSTNGHRTLCKPPFSDVVKTLLGLNSPNKEGQSAANHSPRGSERASSSDRWRPKRASDCRPASDRLSPPQKKSFDSAATKSISVVSEDSLAELRGEVHAGRRSPLTPGARTASTALAAQREDVRERERLRWREFTDRKSNSLRLRKHKQTPAEPIVLSSEEEEEEGEDDRTKMASQSATSRLEEGSRLRTACSPAAEQGHDQLTLPSHLQLEFSSLHAGLTHADAAGEMMITENGIIVPVKVSEGEEGEVTVVASQLRGYGVWDGGVARGGTLLAGWEGPAPSLLFLWVTDAQANLLQRELSALRQSSASSGPACCLLLLVLKEQLQELQAALLASILDMTEYQKGRSSSSSSSSSSSSCQGPSSPVDWTDGLLLLHSCPPPLDQHLLALLGHAATVSSASSSQGNRKSSLRSSGQQQLPVRLIQYPPPPCKGRISVTREDLARLNAGEFLNDVIIDFYLKFLFLEGVGGPVAERSHVFSSFFYKQLSRRRAAGEDDAPSVPDRHRRHQRVKTWTRHIDIFTKDFLFVPVNQEAHWFLVVVCFPGLEHEESRTCTGASEQVTGKRGPSPRQRNPPDCTELGRHSDSALKRPCVLVMDSLKLSDHENVCKLLRDYLQVEWEVRRRTPRLFTSENTRSCSCRVPQQNNSSDCGLYLLQTPSSIFNSRYVWTTGFRGNKCDRNARRFGV
- the LOC132996610 gene encoding tetraspanin-7-like produces the protein MSPRRMETKPVIFCVKTLLLLYSFVFWVTGVVLLALGLWWKFMLGPYTLLISRGPSHTPYVLAGTGAAIVLFGLFGCFATCRGRPWMLKLYAVFLCLVFMTELIAGISGFIFRHEIKGTFLTTYSDAVRNYDGRDDRSLAVDGVQRRLHCCGVYNYTTWFSSVYFPVSGIPASCCVSFSDCRGDDLKNATLASGKVYNQGCYELVTHFIESNLGIIAGVTFGVAFSQLLGVSLACCLSRFINANQYEMV
- the senp7b gene encoding sentrin-specific protease 7b isoform X1 — encoded protein: MASQYKIPKKKPSQSDSAHMQSPLACLQGPAPQFKDYGDQSDRRRADRMHSGNTPGPSTNGHRTLCKPPFSDVVKTLLGLNSPNKEGQSAANHSPRGSERASSSDRWRPKRASDCRPASDRLSPPQKKSFDSAATKSISVVSEDSLAELRGEVHAGRRSPLTPGARTASTALAAQREDVRERERLRWREFTDRKSNSLRLRKHKQTPAEPIVLSSEEEEEEGEDDRTKMASQSATSRLEEGSRLRTACSPAAEQGHDQLTLPSHLQLEFSSLHAGLTHADAAGEMMITENGIIVPVKVSEGEEGEVTVVASQLRGYGVWDGGVARGGTLLAGWEGPAPSLLFLWVTDAQANLLQRELSALRQSSASSGPACCLLLLVLKEQLQELQAALLASILDMTEYQKGRSSSSSSSSSSSSCQGPSSPVDWTDGLLLLHSCPPPLDQHLLALLGHAATVSSASSSQGNRKSSLRSSGQQQLPVRLIQYPPPPCKGRISVTREDLARLNAGEFLNDVIIDFYLKFLFLEGVGGPVAERSHVFSSFFYKQLSRRRAAGEDDAPSVPDRHRRHQRVKTWTRHIDIFTKDFLFVPVNQEAHWFLVVVCFPGLEHEESRTCTGASEQVTGKRGPSPRQRNPPDCTELGRHSDSALKRPCVLVMDSLKLSDHENVCKLLRDYLQVEWEVRRRTPRLFTSENTRSCSCRVPQQNNSSDCGLYLLQYVESFLQNPVVHFQLPVCLDNWFPRQQVRQKREEIRSLIVKMHQKQTKKKTDQKPK